The following proteins come from a genomic window of Enterobacter chengduensis:
- a CDS encoding MFS transporter, with amino-acid sequence MLNRSSSGARLGRQALLFPLCLVLYEFSTYIGNDMIQPGMLTVVAQYNAGIEWVPTSMTAYLAGGMFLQWLLGPLSDRIGRRPVMLTGVVWFIVTCLATLLAQNIEQFTLLRFLQGVSLCFIGAVGYAAIQESFEEAVCIKITALMANVALIAPLLGPLVGAAWVHVAPWEGMFVLFAVLAAIAFFGLHHAMPETATRIGEKLSLKELGRDYKAVLKNGRFVAGALATGFVSLPLLAWIAQSPVIIISGEKLSSYEYGLLQVPIFGALIIGNLVLARLTSRRTVRSLIIMGGWPIAAGLILAAVATVASSHAYLWMTAGLSLYAFGIGVANAGLVRLTLFASEMSKGTVSAAMGMLQMLIFTVGIEVSKHAYALGGNGLFSLFNLANGALWVGLMVVFLKDKRVGNALQP; translated from the coding sequence ATGTTAAACCGTTCTTCTTCTGGTGCGCGTCTGGGTCGTCAGGCGTTGCTTTTCCCTCTGTGTCTGGTGCTCTACGAATTTTCTACCTATATCGGCAACGATATGATCCAGCCCGGTATGCTGACCGTTGTGGCGCAGTACAACGCGGGCATTGAGTGGGTACCGACCTCCATGACCGCCTATCTGGCCGGCGGCATGTTTTTGCAGTGGCTGTTAGGGCCGCTGTCGGATCGTATTGGCCGTCGCCCGGTGATGCTGACGGGCGTGGTGTGGTTTATCGTCACCTGCCTTGCCACGCTGCTGGCGCAAAACATCGAGCAATTTACCCTGCTGCGTTTCCTGCAGGGGGTGAGCCTGTGCTTTATCGGTGCCGTAGGGTATGCCGCCATTCAGGAGTCATTTGAAGAGGCGGTGTGTATCAAAATTACCGCGCTAATGGCCAACGTGGCGCTGATCGCTCCGCTGCTGGGGCCGCTGGTGGGCGCGGCGTGGGTGCACGTAGCCCCGTGGGAAGGGATGTTTGTTCTCTTTGCGGTACTCGCCGCTATCGCATTCTTCGGCCTGCACCACGCGATGCCGGAAACGGCTACCCGCATCGGCGAGAAACTCTCGCTCAAAGAGCTGGGTCGGGATTACAAAGCAGTGCTGAAGAATGGCCGCTTTGTGGCGGGCGCGCTGGCGACCGGGTTCGTGAGCCTGCCGCTGCTGGCGTGGATTGCGCAGTCGCCGGTCATTATCATCAGCGGTGAAAAGCTCAGCAGCTATGAGTATGGCCTGCTGCAGGTGCCGATCTTCGGCGCGCTGATTATCGGAAACCTGGTGCTGGCCCGTCTGACGTCGCGCCGCACCGTGCGTTCACTGATTATCATGGGCGGCTGGCCGATTGCGGCAGGGCTGATTCTGGCGGCGGTGGCGACCGTCGCGTCATCCCACGCCTACCTGTGGATGACGGCGGGGCTAAGCCTCTACGCCTTCGGCATTGGCGTGGCGAACGCCGGGCTGGTACGCCTGACGCTGTTTGCCAGCGAAATGAGTAAAGGCACGGTATCCGCGGCGATGGGCATGCTGCAGATGCTGATCTTTACCGTCGGTATTGAGGTGAGCAAGCATGCCTACGCGTTGGGCGGCAACGGGCTGTTCAGCCTGTTTAACCTCGCCAACGGCGCGCTGTGGGTTGGCCTGATGGTGGTATTCCTGAAGGACAAACGCGTCGGCAACGCCCTGCAGCCTTAA
- a CDS encoding Cof-type HAD-IIB family hydrolase — protein MSVKLIAVDMDGTFLSDAKTYNRPRFLAQYARMKAQGIRFVVASGNQYYQLISFFPEIAHEISFVAENGGWVVSEGEDVFNGELSKAHFESVAKVLNDVPGIEIIACGKSSAYTLKDYDEGFKAIAAKYYHRLEMVSDFDNLNDIFFKFGLNVSDDEIPRIQAMLHEKLSDIMVPVTTGHGSIDLIIPGVHKANGLRLLQQRWGINDSEVVAFGDSGNDVEMLRQSGFSFAMANARPHIKAVARFEAPHNNEEGVLDVIEKVLNGEAPFN, from the coding sequence ATGAGCGTTAAACTGATCGCCGTCGACATGGATGGTACATTCCTGAGCGATGCCAAGACCTACAATCGCCCGCGCTTCCTGGCGCAGTACGCCCGCATGAAGGCGCAAGGCATTCGCTTCGTGGTCGCCAGCGGCAACCAGTACTACCAGCTGATCTCCTTTTTCCCGGAGATTGCGCATGAAATTTCATTCGTCGCCGAAAACGGCGGCTGGGTGGTGAGCGAAGGTGAAGACGTCTTTAACGGTGAACTGTCGAAAGCCCATTTTGAGTCCGTCGCGAAGGTCTTAAACGACGTTCCGGGCATCGAGATTATCGCCTGCGGGAAGAGCAGCGCCTACACCTTGAAAGATTATGACGAGGGCTTCAAGGCGATCGCGGCGAAGTACTATCACCGTCTCGAAATGGTGAGTGATTTCGACAACCTGAACGATATTTTCTTCAAGTTCGGGCTTAACGTGTCTGACGATGAAATCCCGCGCATTCAGGCAATGCTGCATGAAAAGCTGAGCGACATTATGGTGCCCGTCACCACCGGTCACGGCAGCATCGACCTCATCATCCCCGGCGTGCATAAAGCCAACGGCCTGCGGCTCCTGCAACAGCGCTGGGGCATAAACGACAGCGAAGTGGTGGCCTTCGGCGACAGCGGCAACGACGTTGAGATGCTGCGTCAGTCCGGGTTCAGCTTTGCGATGGCGAATGCCAGACCGCACATCAAGGCGGTGGCGCGTTTCGAAGCGCCGCATAATAACGAGGAAGGCGTGCTGGATGTGATTGAAAAGGTGTTGAACGGCGAGGCGCCGTTTAATTGA
- a CDS encoding MFS transporter, which yields MTLTSPRKALQLRMWALFMFFFIPGLLMASWATRTPAIRDILSVSTAEMGIVLFGLSIGSMSGILCSAWLVKRFGTRAVIRTTMCFAVVGMIVLSAALWCASPVLFALGLTVFGGSFGSAEVAINVEGAAVEREMNKTVLPMMHGFYSLGTLAGAGVGMALTATGVSANLHILLAALVCIIPILTGIRAIPAGTGKNSADEQHSTEKGLPFYRDFQLMLIGVVVLAMAFAEGSANDWLPLLMVDGHGFSPTSGSLIYAGFTLGMTVGRFTGGWFIDRYSRVAVVRASALLGGLGIAMIIFVDVDWIAGVSVILWGLGASLGFPLTISAASDTGPDAPTRVSVVATTGYLAFLVGPPLLGFLGEHYGLRSAMLVVLGLVIVAALVARAVAKPETNQTTLEKGYER from the coding sequence ATGACGCTGACCTCTCCCCGTAAAGCCCTGCAGCTCCGCATGTGGGCGCTGTTTATGTTCTTCTTTATCCCCGGCCTGCTGATGGCCTCCTGGGCCACGCGCACCCCCGCCATTCGCGACATTTTGTCCGTCTCGACCGCTGAGATGGGCATCGTGCTGTTTGGCCTGTCGATAGGCTCGATGAGCGGCATACTCTGCTCCGCGTGGCTGGTAAAGCGCTTTGGCACGCGGGCGGTGATCCGCACCACCATGTGCTTCGCGGTCGTTGGGATGATCGTGCTGAGCGCCGCGCTGTGGTGTGCGTCACCGGTGCTGTTTGCCCTGGGGCTGACGGTATTTGGCGGCAGCTTCGGCTCGGCGGAAGTGGCCATCAACGTTGAAGGGGCGGCGGTCGAGCGCGAGATGAACAAAACCGTGCTGCCGATGATGCACGGCTTTTACAGCCTCGGCACGCTGGCCGGTGCGGGCGTGGGGATGGCGCTAACGGCTACGGGCGTGAGCGCAAATCTGCATATTCTGCTGGCGGCGCTGGTGTGCATCATTCCGATCCTGACCGGCATCCGGGCCATTCCGGCCGGCACCGGCAAGAACTCCGCTGACGAACAGCATTCGACCGAAAAAGGGTTACCCTTCTACCGCGATTTCCAGCTGATGCTGATCGGCGTGGTGGTGCTGGCGATGGCGTTTGCGGAAGGTTCCGCCAACGACTGGCTGCCGCTGCTGATGGTGGACGGTCACGGCTTTAGCCCAACCTCCGGCTCGCTGATTTACGCCGGGTTTACGCTGGGCATGACCGTCGGGCGCTTCACCGGCGGCTGGTTTATCGACCGCTACAGCCGCGTGGCGGTGGTGCGCGCCAGCGCCCTTCTCGGCGGGCTGGGTATCGCGATGATTATCTTTGTGGACGTGGACTGGATTGCCGGCGTCTCGGTGATCCTCTGGGGGCTGGGCGCGTCGCTCGGCTTCCCGCTGACCATTTCGGCCGCCAGCGACACCGGCCCGGATGCCCCGACGCGCGTCAGCGTGGTGGCGACTACCGGCTATCTCGCCTTCCTGGTGGGGCCGCCGCTGCTCGGCTTCCTGGGTGAACACTACGGGCTGCGCAGCGCCATGCTGGTGGTATTGGGGTTAGTGATCGTCGCGGCGCTGGTGGCGCGCGCGGTGGCGAAGCCGGAAACGAATCAAACGACACTGGAGAAGGGATATGAGCGTTAA
- a CDS encoding TetR/AcrR family transcriptional regulator: MSRPPNDPHRREKILQATLDTIAEHGIHAVTHRKIATCAGVPLGSMTYYFDGMEPLLEEAFTWFTRQMSQQYRDFFAGVTGPEMACESITTLIHSSQVTTPHNMALMYQLYAFMHRSAALKTVMQDWMKMSQTTLEQWFDPVTTRALDAFIEGMTLHYVTDRTPLTREEIRAMVGRIAGEGNP; the protein is encoded by the coding sequence ATGAGCAGACCACCGAACGATCCGCATCGCCGGGAAAAAATACTCCAGGCAACGCTCGATACCATCGCCGAGCACGGGATTCACGCCGTCACGCACCGTAAAATCGCCACCTGTGCGGGCGTGCCGCTGGGGTCGATGACCTACTATTTCGACGGCATGGAGCCGCTGCTGGAGGAGGCCTTCACGTGGTTTACCCGCCAGATGTCGCAGCAGTACCGGGATTTCTTCGCAGGCGTCACCGGGCCGGAAATGGCGTGCGAATCCATCACCACCCTGATCCACAGCTCGCAGGTGACCACGCCGCACAACATGGCGCTGATGTACCAGCTCTACGCCTTTATGCACCGCAGTGCGGCGCTCAAGACGGTGATGCAGGACTGGATGAAGATGAGCCAGACTACGCTTGAGCAGTGGTTTGACCCGGTCACCACCCGCGCGCTGGACGCGTTTATCGAAGGGATGACGCTGCACTATGTGACTGACCGGACGCCGCTAACACGGGAAGAGATCCGGGCGATGGTGGGCAGGATTGCGGGCGAGGGGAACCCTTAG